TGGCCAAGGTTGCCGGTTTCGTAATCGGTATCGTCGTTCGATGGCAGTTCGGTCGAGTCGAGCTTGAAGCCGGTATTGTAGGGATCGGCCTTGTACTTGACGTCGTCGAAGACGAAGAATTCGGCTTCCGGACCGACGAAGACCGTATCGCCGATGCCGGATGCCTTGAGGTAGGCTTCGGCCTTCTTGGCGGTGCCGCGCGGATCGCGGTTATAGGCCTCGCCGGAAACCGGATCGAGGATGTCGCAGACGATGACCATGGTCGACTGAGCGAAGAATGGGTCCATATGCACCGTTTCGGTATCGGGCATCAGCACCATGTCGGACTCATTGATGGCCTTCCAGCCACCGATCGAGGAGCCGTCGAACATCACGCCGTCAACGAACATGTCTTCATCGACGCAGACCACGTCCATCGTCACATGCTGCAGCTTGCCCTTTGGGTCGGTGAAACGCAGATCGACGAACTTTACGTCGTTCTCCTTGATCTGCTTCAGAATTTCGCTTGCGGTCGCCATTAATGAGTTTCCTCCGATTTGCGATGACGGTGTAGGTCGGCGATGACGGTAACGGACTTTGCGCGATTGGCAAAGTGGTCAGATGGCATCGATGCCGGTCTCGCCGGTGCGGATGCGGATAACCTCTTCGACGTTGGAGACGAAGATCTTTCCGTCGCCGATGCGGCCGGTCTGCGCCGCCTTGCGGATCGCATCGATAACCGCCTCCGCGTTCTCGTCGGCCAATACGACCTCGACTTTGACCTTCGGCAGGAAATCGACGACGTATTCGGCTCCGCGGTAGAGTTCCGTGTGGCCTTTCTGACGGCCGAAACCCTTGGCTTCCGTGACCGTGATACCCTGCAGGCCAACTTCCTGAAGGGCTTCCTTCACTTCGTCCAGCTTGAAAGGCTTAATGATCGCTTCGATCTTTTTCATGAGAAAATGTCTCTCCGCTTCTCTTGTTATGGCAGGAATTTTCCCGCTCGCCGGATATGATGCAGATATCGTGCCAGTTTGAAATCCGTCTTGTCGAAAAAAGACGTCGATTCTGCCAAAACCGGCGCGTTTGCGGGGAATTCTATGTGGTTTTGGCGACGGTCAGATGGAAAAACATTGTCTCCCGATCAAAATCCCATCGGAAACGGAAAAACTCATGTATTTTCGCAACTGCGAATACACG
The Rhizobium leguminosarum DNA segment above includes these coding regions:
- a CDS encoding P-II family nitrogen regulator, which gives rise to MKKIEAIIKPFKLDEVKEALQEVGLQGITVTEAKGFGRQKGHTELYRGAEYVVDFLPKVKVEVVLADENAEAVIDAIRKAAQTGRIGDGKIFVSNVEEVIRIRTGETGIDAI